From a single Adhaeribacter swui genomic region:
- the ahcY gene encoding adenosylhomocysteinase encodes MIETALNYKVKDISLAEWGRKEIRLAEAEMPGLMAIREEFGPSKPLQGARIAGCLHMTIQTAVLIETLVELGAEVTWSSCNIFSTQDHAAAAIAAAGIPVFAWKGMNEEEFNWCIEQTLFFGEDRKPLNMILDDGGDLTNMVLDQYPELAAGVRGISEETTTGVHRLYERVKNGTLPLPAININDSVTKSKFDNKYGCKESLVDAIRRATDVMMAGKVAVVAGYGDVGKGSAASLRGAGARVIVTEIDPICALQAAMDGFAVKKMADAVKEADIVVTATGNCDIIREEHFRALKDKAIVCNIGHFDDEIDMAWLNKNYGHTKDTIKPQVDLYNIEGKDLIVLAEGRLVNLGCATGHPSFVMSNSFSNQVLAQIELWTNAASYENQVYTLPKHLDEKVARLHLAKIGVELEELTDHQSAYIGVEKQGPYKPEYYRY; translated from the coding sequence ATGATCGAAACCGCCCTTAACTACAAAGTTAAAGATATCTCACTCGCCGAGTGGGGTCGGAAAGAAATTAGATTAGCCGAAGCCGAAATGCCGGGCTTAATGGCTATCCGCGAAGAGTTTGGTCCTTCCAAGCCTTTGCAAGGTGCCCGTATTGCCGGTTGCTTGCACATGACTATACAAACTGCGGTTTTAATTGAAACCCTGGTGGAATTAGGTGCCGAAGTAACCTGGTCTTCCTGCAATATATTCTCTACTCAGGATCATGCAGCGGCAGCTATTGCGGCTGCCGGTATTCCGGTATTTGCCTGGAAAGGCATGAACGAAGAAGAATTTAACTGGTGCATCGAACAAACCTTGTTCTTTGGCGAGGATCGCAAACCTTTAAACATGATTCTGGACGATGGTGGCGATTTAACCAACATGGTGCTGGATCAATATCCGGAATTAGCCGCTGGTGTTCGGGGAATCTCAGAAGAAACTACCACCGGGGTGCATCGCTTATACGAGCGCGTGAAAAATGGCACATTACCGTTGCCTGCTATTAATATTAACGACTCCGTTACAAAATCCAAATTCGATAACAAATACGGCTGTAAAGAATCTTTAGTAGACGCTATTCGCCGGGCAACCGACGTAATGATGGCTGGTAAAGTGGCCGTGGTTGCTGGTTACGGTGACGTAGGAAAAGGTTCGGCGGCTTCGTTGCGGGGCGCTGGTGCCCGCGTAATTGTTACCGAAATTGACCCGATTTGTGCTTTACAAGCGGCTATGGATGGTTTTGCCGTGAAGAAAATGGCGGATGCCGTTAAGGAAGCAGATATTGTGGTAACCGCTACCGGTAACTGCGATATTATCCGGGAAGAACATTTCCGCGCTTTAAAAGATAAAGCCATTGTGTGTAACATCGGTCACTTCGACGATGAAATTGACATGGCTTGGTTAAACAAAAACTACGGCCACACCAAAGATACCATTAAGCCACAGGTAGATTTATACAACATCGAAGGCAAAGACCTGATTGTGTTGGCCGAAGGCCGTTTGGTAAACTTAGGTTGTGCTACTGGTCACCCTTCTTTTGTAATGTCTAACTCTTTCTCTAACCAGGTGTTAGCGCAAATAGAACTGTGGACCAATGCTGCCAGCTACGAAAACCAGGTGTATACCTTACCGAAGCACCTCGACGAAAAAGTAGCCCGTTTGCATTTAGCTAAAATTGGCGTGGAACTGGAAGAATTAACCGATCATCAATCTGCTTACATCGGGGTAGAAAAACAAGGCCCGTATAAACCCGAGTATTACCGTTACTAA
- a CDS encoding THUMP-like domain-containing protein, translated as MPDLQPLSSTEQDFVQEHAQADPAKLLLQQHRYKGLDVPRLVHYIQARQKVKSKLPLWYQNLQIIYPPFLSLEQSSSELTAQYKAGLVSGNLLIDLTGGFGIDSFYFAQHFEQVHYVEQNAELTAIAAYNATVLGATNIQFQAGSAADFLKNFNSKADCIYLDPARRGNANQKLHFLTDCEPDVLQLLPLLFRKADQILLKTSPMLDIEQARQQLGQVSTITVVAVDNECKEVLYLLQADVPAEPEYVAVNLRATQAEIAFKFKKSEEEAAAITYSEPQAFIYEPNTAILKAGGFKSVAQQYRVNKLHRNSHLYTSETLVTDFPGRAFSCRAICKYQKKDILPYLPSKKANITARNFPEPVAAIRKKLGLQEGGDQYLFATTDMHQKPIILVCEKAAAGK; from the coding sequence ATGCCGGATTTACAACCTCTTTCGAGCACCGAACAGGATTTTGTGCAGGAACACGCCCAAGCCGATCCAGCTAAATTGCTCTTGCAACAACACCGGTACAAAGGTTTAGACGTGCCTCGCCTGGTGCACTACATACAAGCCCGGCAAAAAGTTAAAAGCAAGCTGCCGCTCTGGTATCAAAACTTACAGATTATCTACCCGCCTTTCTTGTCGTTAGAACAAAGCTCTTCGGAATTAACGGCGCAATATAAAGCCGGGCTGGTAAGCGGAAACTTATTAATTGATTTAACCGGCGGATTTGGGATTGATAGCTTTTACTTTGCCCAACATTTTGAGCAAGTACATTACGTGGAACAGAATGCGGAACTGACTGCTATTGCCGCGTATAATGCTACTGTACTAGGCGCTACCAACATTCAATTTCAGGCTGGTTCAGCGGCCGATTTTTTAAAAAATTTTAATAGCAAGGCCGATTGCATTTACCTGGACCCGGCCCGCCGGGGTAACGCTAACCAGAAGCTCCATTTTCTTACGGATTGCGAACCGGATGTATTGCAGTTACTTCCCTTGCTTTTCCGGAAGGCCGACCAAATTTTACTAAAAACCTCTCCCATGCTGGATATTGAACAAGCTCGCCAGCAGTTGGGCCAGGTAAGTACCATTACGGTAGTGGCCGTAGATAATGAATGCAAGGAAGTGCTGTACCTCTTACAAGCAGATGTGCCCGCGGAGCCGGAATACGTAGCGGTAAACTTACGCGCCACCCAAGCAGAAATTGCTTTTAAATTTAAAAAATCAGAAGAGGAAGCGGCAGCAATTACTTATTCCGAACCTCAAGCTTTTATTTACGAACCCAACACGGCTATTCTAAAAGCAGGTGGCTTTAAAAGCGTAGCCCAGCAATACCGCGTAAATAAACTGCACCGCAACAGCCATTTATATACCTCCGAAACTTTAGTGACAGATTTTCCGGGCCGGGCTTTTAGCTGCCGCGCCATTTGTAAATACCAGAAAAAAGATATTCTCCCTTATTTACCCTCTAAAAAAGCCAACATCACGGCGCGTAATTTCCCGGAACCCGTAGCAGCTATCCGCAAAAAGCTAGGTTTGCAGGAAGGCGGCGACCAATACTTATTTGCTACGACGGATATGCACCAAAAGCCTATTATTCTGGTCTGTGAAAAAGCTGCTGCCGGTAAATAA
- a CDS encoding glycoside hydrolase 5 family protein codes for MIEAVKFWNEPNNKSHWDPQIDPEWRIYGQMVKLAAQAVKAENPGILRVLGGISPIDPSFINRMQSYGALDDLNAIAVHGFPLDWNLWSIHEWPNKIAEIEAVTNLPVWVTEVGISSFGAEEVQEFGLKRTAELLMGRVPRAHWYSLYDLPQAWEATTRHREAEGSSYYRHFHMGLLREDGTPKLALKHFSDYTPEFGICQWFHFEDHRLDQAIDWLRKLGVKHLRTGLSWADWLRPNAEVWFDHVMKKLEEFDLTVTFCFTPESKGIQPHHTSPPQNIEEFADFCVTMMRRYA; via the coding sequence ATGATTGAAGCAGTAAAATTCTGGAACGAACCTAACAACAAATCGCACTGGGACCCTCAAATAGATCCGGAATGGCGGATTTACGGCCAAATGGTAAAATTAGCCGCTCAAGCCGTTAAAGCCGAAAACCCGGGCATCTTGCGCGTTCTCGGCGGTATTTCTCCCATTGATCCTAGTTTTATAAATCGCATGCAAAGCTACGGTGCTCTTGATGATTTAAACGCCATAGCAGTGCACGGTTTCCCGCTGGACTGGAATTTATGGTCGATACACGAGTGGCCCAATAAAATAGCCGAAATTGAAGCCGTAACCAATTTACCGGTGTGGGTAACGGAAGTAGGTATTTCCAGTTTTGGTGCCGAAGAAGTACAGGAATTTGGGCTAAAACGGACGGCTGAATTATTAATGGGACGCGTACCGCGGGCGCACTGGTACAGCTTATACGATTTACCGCAAGCCTGGGAAGCAACTACCCGCCACCGCGAAGCCGAGGGTTCTTCATATTACCGTCATTTTCATATGGGTTTGCTGCGCGAAGACGGCACGCCTAAATTAGCCTTAAAACATTTCTCCGACTATACCCCGGAATTCGGTATTTGCCAGTGGTTCCATTTCGAAGATCACCGTTTAGACCAGGCTATAGATTGGCTGCGGAAGTTAGGGGTAAAGCACCTGCGTACCGGCTTAAGCTGGGCCGATTGGCTGCGCCCCAACGCCGAAGTGTGGTTCGACCACGTGATGAAAAAACTGGAAGAATTTGATTTAACCGTTACGTTCTGCTTTACCCCGGAGTCCAAAGGAATTCAGCCGCACCATACCAGTCCGCCCCAAAATATTGAAGAGTTCGCTGATTTCTGCGTAACCATGATGCGCCGTTACGCTTAA
- a CDS encoding glycosyltransferase family protein, translating into MSEQIQEAEPDVWMQHMRRGKFEEAWKKSDADLKARAGQPCWHLPRHFQYIWDGSSLVGKRVLVRCYHGLGDTVQFIRYMPLLKEIAAKVIVWAQAPLIPLLKTVSGIDQLLPLHDGTPEVDYDADIEIMELPHYFRTTLATLPAQVPYLHAEPLVLTSDNSRLKVGLVWKAGDWDESRSIPFSSLTPLAELPSLQFYMLQANAPEAGWNGKFGEFPGNFSLYDYARVVKDLDLLITVDSMPAHLAGAMGIPVWTLLRTEADWRWMDDRDDSPWYPTMHLFRQTQSGNWDKVISRVAEELSKLSRDKD; encoded by the coding sequence ATGAGCGAACAAATTCAGGAGGCTGAACCGGACGTGTGGATGCAACATATGCGTCGGGGAAAGTTTGAAGAAGCCTGGAAAAAAAGTGATGCGGATTTGAAAGCCCGGGCAGGTCAGCCTTGCTGGCACTTGCCCCGGCATTTCCAATACATCTGGGATGGCAGCTCTTTAGTCGGCAAGCGCGTACTGGTGCGTTGTTACCACGGCTTGGGCGATACCGTCCAGTTTATCCGGTACATGCCTTTGCTGAAAGAAATTGCTGCTAAAGTGATTGTTTGGGCGCAAGCTCCGCTCATCCCGCTTTTAAAAACCGTATCTGGCATTGACCAGCTTTTGCCGCTGCACGATGGTACGCCCGAAGTAGATTATGATGCCGATATCGAAATCATGGAATTGCCGCATTACTTCCGCACTACCCTGGCTACCCTACCAGCGCAGGTGCCTTATTTGCACGCAGAGCCTTTGGTTCTTACGTCTGATAATAGCAGATTAAAAGTAGGCTTAGTATGGAAAGCGGGAGATTGGGACGAAAGCCGTTCTATTCCGTTTTCTTCATTAACACCGTTGGCCGAGTTACCATCCCTTCAATTTTACATGCTACAAGCTAATGCCCCTGAAGCTGGTTGGAACGGTAAATTTGGGGAATTTCCGGGTAACTTTAGTTTGTATGATTATGCCCGGGTAGTAAAAGACTTGGATTTACTAATTACCGTGGATTCCATGCCGGCGCATTTGGCCGGCGCTATGGGTATACCGGTTTGGACTTTATTGCGTACTGAAGCGGACTGGCGGTGGATGGATGATCGGGATGATAGTCCGTGGTATCCGACCATGCATTTGTTTCGGCAGACTCAATCCGGTAATTGGGATAAAGTTATTAGCCGTGTTGCGGAGGAGTTAAGTAAGCTTAGTAGAGATAAAGATTAA
- a CDS encoding Coenzyme F420 hydrogenase/dehydrogenase, beta subunit C-terminal domain, translating into MSALVSPQEIVCSGLCIGCGSCVAQANLPDVQMNFDDYGQLKPTGNNAWFNQRSVNFTQTCPFSPEAKNEDYLADKLYPAAQRQHPSIGRFENAYVGHVGEEDFRLQGSSGGMVTWVATELMRQGLIDGVAHVIATEDPQTNGRYFRYRIARTEEEVRAGAKSRYYPIELSEILKTIREVPGRYAVVGIPCFIKAVQLLRREDPVIRERIKFTLGLFCGHMKSARFVESFAWQMNVPVNQIEKVEYRLKDHNHPANWYNAQLTLRNGQKVNRLWWHLADGDWGAGFYMNSACNYCDDVVAETADISFGDAWVEPYSSDGRGTNVVVVRSPVIEQLVANAIQENRLELKQVDAEFVHQTQAAGFRQRREGLAYRLTWQKKGVKPRKRVAPDAKTPTRHRKLIYRTRYYISAWSNRVFKFARHLQKPPIYYRWARVVAAVYHGLAYHQGKVKEMFKRYSELKG; encoded by the coding sequence ATGAGCGCTTTAGTAAGTCCGCAGGAAATTGTGTGTTCGGGTTTGTGCATTGGGTGCGGCAGTTGCGTGGCCCAAGCCAATTTACCCGACGTACAGATGAACTTTGATGATTACGGCCAGTTAAAACCTACGGGTAATAATGCCTGGTTTAATCAGCGTTCGGTTAACTTTACCCAAACCTGCCCGTTTTCGCCGGAAGCCAAAAACGAAGATTATTTAGCCGATAAGTTATACCCGGCCGCCCAACGGCAACACCCTAGTATTGGTCGGTTTGAGAATGCGTACGTAGGGCACGTGGGCGAGGAAGATTTCCGTTTGCAAGGCAGTTCGGGCGGCATGGTTACCTGGGTAGCCACCGAGTTAATGCGCCAGGGTTTGATTGATGGCGTAGCGCACGTCATTGCCACCGAAGATCCGCAAACCAATGGCCGTTATTTCCGTTACCGCATTGCCCGCACCGAAGAAGAGGTCAGGGCCGGCGCTAAGTCGCGGTATTACCCTATTGAGTTATCCGAAATTTTAAAAACTATTCGCGAAGTTCCGGGCCGGTACGCCGTAGTGGGCATTCCGTGTTTTATTAAAGCCGTGCAGTTACTACGCCGCGAAGATCCCGTTATACGGGAGCGCATTAAGTTTACTTTGGGCCTGTTTTGCGGCCACATGAAAAGCGCCCGCTTCGTGGAAAGCTTTGCCTGGCAGATGAACGTACCCGTAAATCAGATTGAAAAGGTAGAGTATCGCCTGAAAGACCATAACCACCCGGCTAATTGGTACAACGCCCAACTGACCTTGCGCAATGGCCAAAAAGTAAACCGCCTCTGGTGGCATTTAGCCGATGGCGACTGGGGCGCCGGTTTTTACATGAATTCCGCGTGTAATTACTGCGACGACGTAGTAGCCGAAACCGCCGATATTTCTTTCGGCGATGCCTGGGTAGAACCGTATTCTTCGGATGGTAGAGGCACCAACGTGGTAGTGGTACGCTCTCCGGTAATAGAACAACTGGTTGCTAACGCTATTCAGGAAAATAGATTAGAATTAAAACAAGTGGATGCCGAATTTGTGCACCAAACGCAAGCCGCCGGTTTCCGGCAGCGTCGTGAAGGTTTAGCTTACCGATTAACCTGGCAGAAAAAAGGCGTGAAACCGCGTAAACGCGTTGCCCCGGATGCCAAAACGCCTACCCGGCATCGCAAGCTTATCTACCGGACACGCTATTACATTTCGGCGTGGAGTAACCGGGTATTTAAATTTGCCCGCCATCTCCAGAAACCACCAATTTATTACCGCTGGGCGCGCGTAGTCGCCGCCGTTTACCACGGACTGGCCTACCACCAAGGAAAAGTTAAAGAAATGTTCAAACGCTACAGCGAACTAAAAGGATAA
- a CDS encoding polysaccharide pyruvyl transferase family protein — MEHTNKDTLKIGVLTFHRCINYGSYWQARCLTEGLQGRGHQVEILDHDSDRVNQAEWTCAFQPVLPTHVPKSDYPLYREKILKFFKIFKTMPLSRRFQLENPAEMDNYDVVVVGSDEVWNLSHPWFGGCSIFYGDNVRAKRLISYAASFGNYDATWGMDPNWAEKLRNFDQISVRDANSQEIVKNALGFEPEMVLDPCLQFPVTPDDRSLSRLPKAYIAVYGHNFSESFAREIQAYAKSKNLPLISIGYRNDWADEQWLTADPHDFAHFMAKAEAVATNFFHGCVFALRNARPFVCETTPYRRYKLQGLMAKIGGEKHLILEGTPSEVIEARLSEPLNPEITARINLLRQSSNAYLDRALSTKQLQPA; from the coding sequence TTGGAGCATACAAATAAAGATACTTTAAAAATCGGCGTTCTTACTTTTCACCGGTGCATTAATTACGGAAGTTACTGGCAGGCGCGCTGTTTAACCGAAGGCTTGCAGGGCCGCGGCCACCAGGTAGAAATTCTGGATCACGACTCGGACCGGGTAAACCAGGCCGAATGGACTTGCGCTTTTCAGCCGGTATTACCTACGCACGTACCTAAATCGGATTACCCGCTGTACCGCGAGAAAATTTTAAAATTTTTTAAAATTTTTAAAACCATGCCTTTGTCGCGGCGCTTTCAACTGGAGAATCCGGCCGAAATGGATAACTACGATGTGGTGGTAGTGGGCAGCGACGAAGTATGGAATTTATCGCACCCGTGGTTTGGCGGCTGTTCCATCTTTTATGGCGACAACGTGCGGGCCAAGCGACTGATTTCGTACGCGGCTAGTTTTGGTAATTACGATGCAACCTGGGGCATGGACCCCAACTGGGCCGAAAAGCTGCGCAACTTCGATCAGATTTCGGTGCGCGACGCTAACTCGCAAGAAATTGTAAAAAATGCTTTAGGATTTGAGCCCGAAATGGTACTGGACCCTTGCTTGCAGTTCCCGGTAACGCCCGATGATCGCAGCTTAAGTCGATTGCCAAAAGCGTATATTGCCGTTTACGGCCATAATTTTTCCGAATCGTTTGCCCGCGAAATTCAAGCTTACGCCAAGAGCAAAAACTTGCCACTCATCAGCATTGGGTACCGCAATGACTGGGCCGACGAACAATGGCTTACCGCCGATCCGCATGATTTCGCGCATTTTATGGCGAAAGCCGAAGCCGTAGCCACTAACTTTTTTCACGGTTGTGTTTTTGCTTTGCGCAATGCCAGGCCGTTTGTGTGCGAAACCACGCCTTACCGGCGCTATAAACTACAAGGTTTAATGGCTAAAATTGGCGGCGAAAAGCATTTAATTCTGGAAGGTACGCCATCAGAGGTGATCGAAGCCCGCTTAAGCGAGCCTTTAAACCCCGAAATTACCGCAAGAATAAACTTATTGCGGCAATCATCTAACGCGTACCTGGACCGGGCGCTGAGCACGAAACAATTACAACCCGCATGA
- a CDS encoding histidine phosphatase family protein, with amino-acid sequence MLNLLLIRHALTDSVGKRLSGRLPGVSLNNTGREQAQQLASRLANVPLAAIYSSPLERAVETAEPVANLHNLKTLISPDFLEIDFGDWTNATFEKLQGQTQFQHFNSFRSQTRIPGGEMMLEAQTRIIAGIEKLYHQHQQQTIAVVSHSDLIKAALAYYGGIHLDMFQRIEISPASVSVIQIFPETAKILVINDTGDLKI; translated from the coding sequence ATGCTTAACCTACTTCTTATTCGCCATGCTTTAACCGACTCGGTAGGAAAGCGTTTATCGGGCCGTTTGCCGGGTGTTTCCTTAAATAACACCGGTCGCGAACAAGCGCAACAGTTGGCTTCGCGGCTCGCCAATGTACCGCTGGCGGCTATTTATAGCAGCCCCTTAGAACGCGCCGTAGAAACTGCCGAGCCAGTAGCGAACTTACATAATTTAAAAACACTTATTTCTCCGGATTTTTTAGAAATTGACTTCGGCGACTGGACCAACGCTACTTTTGAGAAACTGCAAGGGCAAACCCAATTTCAACATTTTAACTCTTTTAGGAGCCAAACGCGCATACCCGGCGGCGAAATGATGCTGGAAGCCCAGACCCGCATAATTGCCGGCATCGAAAAATTATACCACCAGCACCAACAACAAACCATTGCCGTTGTGAGCCATTCAGATTTAATAAAAGCCGCTCTGGCTTATTATGGCGGCATTCACCTGGATATGTTTCAGCGCATCGAAATTAGTCCGGCTTCGGTAAGTGTGATTCAAATTTTTCCGGAAACGGCTAAAATTTTAGTGATAAACGATACTGGCGACCTAAAGATTTAA